A genomic region of Pirellulales bacterium contains the following coding sequences:
- a CDS encoding ABC transporter permease, producing the protein MVLENPYPPYFEWLFSAGTTPGAFWIWLLTVVLFIVASLFVAWIISSVRNGPMKAGDLIFRSLVSLVDDLAHTSPRRVFALAKLAVQESIRRRVLAGFIVFVLILLFAGWFLNPGKTDPAELYLSFVLTATSYLILFMALVLSAFSLPADIQNKTIYTIVTKPVRPTEIVLGRAVGFAAVSTALLVVMCGASYLFVVRTLDHTHELTADDLAPRSPGPGGAPRPGKQGRTSVTREHRHEVVLLDETGHGLTESAQDHKHEVTAVTRDGQTEYLVGKPLGQLKARVPLYGKLAFVDRAGRPTDKGINVGNEWGYRSYIEGGSPAAAIWTFSGLRQADFPGGINLDMTLRVFRTFKGDIEKGISGSITLRNPDNPKVSYLLKNFVAKEFSIDHHQIPLTFKDKDKKEIDVFRDLVTENGQLDIVIHCLERAQFFGMARPDLYLFKREGIPWVNFVKGYVAIWLQMLLITTAGVMWSTFLNGPVALLATLGTMVGGYFVDFLGNLANNSSLGGGPMESFYRIVTQENLTSELERNVTTLTAQWGDRLIRLPIFVAARVLPDFSSLSDVDYVSYGFNIPLDLLAIHVTMGLGYVIPVLILGFLFFKMREVAK; encoded by the coding sequence GCTGTTGACGGTGGTGCTGTTCATCGTCGCCAGCCTGTTTGTGGCCTGGATCATCTCTTCGGTCCGCAATGGACCGATGAAAGCGGGCGACTTGATCTTCAGGTCGCTGGTCAGTCTGGTGGACGATCTGGCACACACCTCGCCGCGGCGCGTGTTCGCCCTGGCCAAGCTGGCGGTGCAAGAGTCGATTCGCCGCCGCGTGCTGGCGGGATTTATCGTTTTCGTGCTGATTTTGCTGTTCGCCGGCTGGTTCTTGAATCCCGGCAAGACCGATCCGGCCGAACTCTACTTGAGCTTTGTTTTGACGGCCACGAGCTACCTCATCTTGTTCATGGCGCTCGTCCTCAGCGCGTTCTCTTTGCCGGCCGACATTCAAAACAAGACCATTTACACCATCGTCACCAAGCCGGTGCGGCCCACCGAAATCGTGCTCGGCCGCGCGGTCGGCTTCGCCGCGGTGAGCACCGCGCTCTTGGTGGTGATGTGCGGGGCGAGTTACCTGTTTGTCGTGCGGACGCTCGATCACACCCATGAGTTGACGGCGGACGACCTGGCTCCGCGCTCGCCGGGCCCTGGCGGCGCGCCCCGGCCGGGCAAACAAGGCCGCACAAGTGTGACGCGCGAACACCGCCACGAAGTGGTGTTGCTCGACGAGACCGGGCACGGCCTTACCGAATCCGCGCAGGACCACAAACACGAAGTGACCGCCGTCACGCGCGACGGGCAGACCGAGTATCTCGTGGGCAAACCGCTCGGTCAGCTCAAGGCCCGCGTGCCCCTTTATGGCAAGCTGGCCTTCGTCGACCGCGCTGGCCGGCCGACGGACAAAGGAATCAACGTCGGTAACGAGTGGGGCTACCGCAGCTACATCGAAGGCGGCAGCCCGGCGGCGGCCATCTGGACCTTTTCGGGCCTGCGGCAGGCTGATTTTCCCGGCGGCATCAATCTCGATATGACCCTGCGCGTGTTTCGCACTTTCAAGGGAGATATCGAAAAGGGAATCTCCGGCTCGATCACGTTGCGGAATCCGGACAATCCGAAGGTCAGCTACCTGCTCAAGAATTTTGTGGCCAAGGAGTTCTCGATCGACCATCACCAGATACCGCTGACGTTCAAAGACAAAGACAAAAAAGAGATCGACGTGTTTCGCGATCTCGTTACAGAGAACGGCCAGCTCGATATCGTGATCCACTGCCTGGAGCGGGCGCAGTTCTTTGGCATGGCCCGCCCCGACCTGTACCTATTCAAGCGAGAAGGCATTCCTTGGGTCAACTTCGTCAAGGGCTATGTCGCGATCTGGCTGCAGATGCTGCTGATCACGACGGCGGGCGTGATGTGGAGCACGTTCTTGAACGGCCCGGTCGCCCTGCTGGCCACCCTGGGCACGATGGTCGGCGGATACTTCGTCGATTTCCTAGGCAACCTGGCCAACAACAGCTCGTTGGGCGGCGGGCCGATGGAATCGTTCTACCGGATTGTCACCCAAGAGAACTTGACCTCCGAATTGGAGCGAAACGTCACCACGCTGACGGCCCAGTGGGGCGACCGGCTGATCCGCCTGCCCATCTTTGTGGCCGCGCGCGTGTTGCCCGATTTCAGCTCGTTGAGCGACGTCGACTACGTCTCCTATGGCTTTAACATTCCGCTCGACCTGCTGGCGATTCACGTCACGATGGGTCTGGGCTATGTCATTCCGGTGTTGATTCTCGGATTCCTGTTCTTCAAGATGCGCGAGGTGGCGAAATGA